A stretch of [Clostridium] scindens DNA encodes these proteins:
- a CDS encoding argininosuccinate synthase → MKEKVVLAYSGGLDTTAIIPWLKENFDYEVICCCVDCGQGEELDGLEERAKLSGASKLYIEDIVDDFCDNYVVPCVQAHAVYENKYLLGTSMARPAIAKKLVEIARKEGASAICHGATGKGNDQIRFELGIKALAPDLKIIAPWRMTDVWTMNSREEEIAYCKQHGIDLPFDASHSYSRDRNLWHISHEGLELEDPANEPNYDHLLVLGVTPEKAPDEGEYVTMTFEKGVPKSINGEEMKVSDIIRKLNELGGKHGIGICDIVENRVVGMKSRGVYETPGGTILYEAHQQLEELVLDRATYEVKEEMGNKLSQIVYEGKWFTPLREAVQAFIESTQEYVTGEVKFKLYKGNIIKAGTTSPYSLYSESLASFTTGELYDHHDAEGFINLFGLPLKVRALKMQEVEKSQK, encoded by the coding sequence ATGAAAGAGAAAGTTGTATTAGCATATTCAGGCGGACTGGATACCACGGCCATTATTCCATGGCTGAAGGAAAATTTTGATTACGAAGTCATCTGCTGCTGCGTAGACTGCGGACAGGGCGAAGAATTAGACGGGCTGGAAGAGCGGGCTAAACTTTCCGGCGCATCCAAGTTATACATAGAAGATATTGTTGATGATTTCTGCGACAACTATGTTGTTCCTTGCGTACAGGCACACGCTGTATACGAGAACAAGTATCTCCTGGGTACTTCCATGGCGCGTCCCGCGATCGCCAAGAAACTGGTTGAGATCGCAAGAAAAGAAGGCGCCAGCGCCATCTGCCATGGGGCTACAGGAAAAGGAAATGACCAGATTCGTTTCGAGCTTGGCATCAAGGCTCTTGCCCCTGATCTTAAGATCATCGCTCCATGGAGAATGACGGACGTTTGGACCATGAATTCCCGTGAAGAGGAGATTGCGTACTGCAAGCAGCACGGAATTGACCTTCCGTTCGACGCAAGCCACAGCTACAGCCGTGACCGTAACTTATGGCACATCAGCCATGAAGGCCTGGAACTGGAAGATCCGGCAAACGAGCCAAATTACGACCATCTCCTTGTATTGGGCGTAACGCCTGAGAAAGCGCCTGATGAGGGCGAGTACGTCACCATGACCTTTGAAAAGGGAGTTCCTAAGAGCATCAATGGGGAAGAGATGAAGGTATCCGATATCATCCGCAAGTTAAACGAGCTTGGCGGAAAGCACGGCATTGGAATCTGCGATATCGTAGAGAACCGCGTGGTTGGCATGAAGTCCCGCGGCGTATATGAGACGCCTGGCGGAACGATTCTCTATGAGGCCCACCAGCAGCTGGAGGAACTGGTGTTAGACCGCGCCACCTATGAAGTAAAAGAAGAAATGGGCAACAAGCTTAGTCAGATCGTATATGAAGGAAAATGGTTCACGCCTCTTCGCGAGGCCGTTCAGGCATTCATCGAAAGCACTCAGGAATACGTGACCGGGGAAGTAAAGTTCAAACTTTACAAAGGAAATATCATCAAGGCCGGAACCACATCTCCATATTCCTTATACAGCGAGTCTCTGGCAAGCTTTACCACCGGAGAATTGTACGACCATCATGATGCGGAAGGATTCATCAATCTGTTCGGACTGCCGCTAAAGGTCCGCGCGCTGAAGATGCAGGAAGTTGAAAAGAGCCAGAAATAA
- a CDS encoding PadR family transcriptional regulator, with protein MAIDRSLVSGSTSMLILKLLEGKDMYGYEMIEALREKSNNVFELKAGTLYPLLHGMEEKGYLGSYEQEEGGKIRKYYSITKEGKKILKQKKEDWMAYSKAVVDVLSVQGGMA; from the coding sequence ATGGCGATTGATAGAAGCCTGGTGTCCGGAAGCACGTCAATGCTGATATTGAAACTGCTGGAAGGAAAGGATATGTACGGCTATGAGATGATTGAAGCCTTGCGCGAGAAATCGAACAACGTATTTGAATTGAAGGCGGGGACCTTGTACCCGCTTCTGCATGGGATGGAAGAAAAAGGATATCTTGGATCTTACGAGCAGGAGGAGGGAGGGAAGATACGAAAGTATTATAGTATTACGAAAGAAGGAAAGAAGATCCTGAAGCAGAAAAAAGAAGACTGGATGGCATATTCCAAGGCTGTCGTGGACGTATTAAGCGTACAAGGAGGGATGGCATGA
- a CDS encoding FtsW/RodA/SpoVE family cell cycle protein, giving the protein MGGLGKVARLPGGSDYVLGYIAACYGILIAVAFATLMTVLFLYFLKLSLKQKNQLGMIMGCGCSLVLFFQLLVYILINIGIMPIGSVYCPFITYGRFGMLVTYVLLGLLLSIYRYQDVPLEMQKSVRKRRKRKPVSN; this is encoded by the coding sequence ATGGGGGGACTTGGCAAGGTGGCGCGGCTTCCGGGCGGAAGCGACTATGTGCTTGGCTATATTGCGGCCTGCTATGGGATTCTTATCGCAGTGGCCTTTGCCACATTGATGACGGTCTTGTTCCTGTATTTCCTGAAACTTTCGTTAAAACAGAAGAATCAGCTAGGAATGATCATGGGATGCGGATGTTCTTTGGTACTGTTCTTCCAGCTGCTGGTCTATATCCTTATCAATATAGGCATAATGCCGATAGGAAGCGTCTACTGTCCATTCATTACCTATGGAAGATTCGGGATGCTGGTGACCTATGTTCTTCTGGGACTTCTTCTGAGTATCTACAGATACCAGGACGTGCCTCTTGAAATGCAGAAGTCCGTCCGGAAACGAAGAAAGAGAAAGCCTGTATCAAATTAA
- the proB gene encoding glutamate 5-kinase: MDYRQELKDKKKIVIKIGTSTITYPETGNINLDKLEKFVRILINLRNKGKEVIVVSSGAVGIGRNVLGFSERPKEKPIRQACAAVGQGRLMMMYEKLFAEYSQLTAQVLLTKESITNEECKKNARNTFDELAAMNVVPIVNENDAISVDEELYGNFGDNDTMAAYVASLVDADLLILMSDIEGLYTDDPKKNPSARFIHTVGQIDGELEKMGKGSGTGLGTGGMATKIEAAKIATRSGADMVIANGDNIYTINDVMAGKKVGTLFLSKDRGDLAGNEMAPVREQFRRQAKRRKKEGINKELAGNVIGSQISTGGQAYGLHAGNW, encoded by the coding sequence ATGGACTACAGGCAGGAATTGAAAGATAAGAAAAAGATTGTGATCAAGATAGGAACATCGACCATTACCTATCCGGAGACAGGAAATATCAACCTGGACAAACTGGAAAAATTCGTAAGGATACTGATCAACCTCAGAAATAAGGGAAAAGAAGTCATCGTGGTGTCATCGGGTGCCGTGGGCATTGGAAGAAATGTACTGGGCTTTTCTGAACGGCCAAAGGAGAAGCCGATCCGCCAGGCCTGCGCGGCGGTAGGACAGGGAAGGCTCATGATGATGTATGAAAAACTCTTTGCAGAGTACAGCCAGCTGACGGCACAGGTACTTTTGACGAAAGAGTCTATTACCAATGAAGAGTGCAAGAAAAATGCGAGGAATACGTTTGATGAACTGGCCGCAATGAACGTGGTGCCTATCGTAAATGAGAATGACGCGATATCCGTAGACGAGGAATTGTACGGAAACTTTGGGGACAACGATACAATGGCTGCGTATGTGGCGTCTCTGGTAGATGCGGATCTTTTGATCCTGATGTCGGATATCGAGGGGCTGTATACGGATGATCCAAAGAAGAATCCAAGCGCACGATTTATCCATACGGTGGGGCAGATAGACGGGGAACTGGAAAAGATGGGGAAGGGATCTGGAACCGGACTTGGAACCGGAGGAATGGCAACTAAGATAGAAGCCGCAAAGATCGCGACACGCTCCGGAGCGGATATGGTGATTGCCAATGGAGATAATATCTATACGATCAATGACGTGATGGCAGGAAAGAAAGTAGGGACGCTGTTCCTGTCAAAGGACAGAGGCGATCTGGCAGGAAATGAGATGGCGCCGGTGCGGGAGCAATTCCGCAGACAGGCGAAAAGGCGTAAAAAGGAAGGCATAAATAAAGAACTGGCAGGGAATGTTATTGGCAGCCAGATCAGTACAGGAGGACAGGCATATGGATTACATGCAGGAAATTGGTAG
- a CDS encoding glutamate-5-semialdehyde dehydrogenase, whose protein sequence is MDYMQEIGRTAKEASSKVQFLKQTQKNEGLCSVARELRMQTPFLLRENAKDVARVKEEGMKPAMIDRLLLTDQRIHAMADGLEQIAKLKDPIGETVSMEVRPNGLQIGKRRVPLGVVGIIYESRPNVTADAFGLCFKTGNVAILRGGSDAIRSNKAIIKVIRDGLKKEQLPQDAVLLVENTDRDVATQMMRMNEYIDVLIPRGGKGLIANVVENSTVPVIETGTGNCHIYVDASADLDMAVSIIDNAKTQRMGVCNACESLVVHEEIAPVAIPAIYERLRQKQVEVRADDRACQIQEGMTRAGEEDWGMEYLDAVISLKVVSGIEEAISHINRYNTGHSESIITRDYASALKFLDEIDAAAVYVNASTRFTDGHEFGFGAEIGISTQKLHARGPMGLEALTTTKYIIFGNGQIRP, encoded by the coding sequence ATGGATTACATGCAGGAAATTGGTAGGACGGCAAAAGAAGCTTCATCCAAGGTTCAGTTCTTAAAGCAGACGCAGAAAAATGAAGGGCTGTGTTCTGTGGCAAGAGAACTGCGGATGCAGACGCCTTTTCTGCTTCGGGAAAATGCGAAAGACGTGGCAAGAGTCAAAGAAGAAGGAATGAAGCCGGCTATGATCGACCGGCTGCTGCTTACGGATCAGAGGATCCATGCCATGGCGGACGGGCTGGAGCAGATAGCGAAGTTAAAAGACCCGATCGGAGAGACTGTCTCTATGGAAGTAAGGCCCAATGGCCTGCAGATTGGCAAAAGAAGGGTGCCTCTTGGGGTAGTGGGGATCATCTATGAATCCAGGCCAAATGTGACGGCAGATGCCTTTGGACTATGCTTTAAGACAGGGAATGTGGCCATCTTAAGAGGAGGTTCGGATGCAATCCGATCGAATAAGGCGATCATAAAAGTGATTAGGGATGGGCTTAAGAAGGAGCAGCTGCCCCAGGATGCGGTGCTTCTGGTAGAGAATACGGACAGAGATGTGGCCACCCAGATGATGCGGATGAATGAATATATCGATGTGCTCATCCCGCGGGGAGGCAAGGGGCTGATCGCAAACGTGGTGGAAAACAGCACGGTACCCGTGATTGAGACAGGAACAGGCAACTGCCATATCTACGTGGACGCATCGGCGGATCTTGACATGGCGGTATCAATCATTGACAATGCGAAGACGCAGCGGATGGGCGTGTGCAATGCCTGCGAGTCTCTGGTGGTCCATGAAGAGATCGCGCCTGTGGCAATACCTGCAATCTACGAAAGGCTGAGGCAGAAGCAGGTGGAGGTGCGCGCAGATGACAGGGCCTGCCAGATTCAGGAAGGAATGACCCGGGCAGGGGAAGAAGACTGGGGAATGGAATATCTGGACGCAGTCATATCCCTTAAGGTCGTCTCCGGGATTGAGGAAGCCATTTCCCATATCAATCGGTATAATACCGGCCACTCAGAGTCTATTATTACCAGGGACTACGCCAGCGCGCTGAAGTTTCTGGATGAGATTGATGCGGCAGCCGTATATGTCAACGCATCCACGCGGTTTACAGACGGGCATGAGTTTGGCTTCGGGGCTGAGATTGGAATCAGCACCCAGAAACTTCACGCCAGAGGGCCCATGGGGCTGGAGGCGCTTACAACGACAAAATATATTATCTTCGGCAATGGACAGATACGTCCTTAA
- the argC gene encoding N-acetyl-gamma-glutamyl-phosphate reductase, which yields MIKVGIIGATGYAGGELARILMGHKDAEIVWYGSRSYIDKKYADVYQNMFQIVDAKCLDDNMEELAKKADVIFTATPQGFCASVISEAILADTKIVDLSADFRIKDVATYEKWYGIQHKSPQFIEEAVYGLCEINREDVKGARLVANPGCYTTCSILTAYPLAKEGLIDMNTLIIDAKSGTSGAGRGAKVGNLYCEVNENIKAYGVASHRHTPEIEEQLGYAAKEDVRISFTPHLVPMNRGILATEYATLTKQATYEDIKAVYDKYYKEEKFIRVLEEGVCPETKWVEGSNYVDINFKIDPRTNRIIMMGAIDNLVKGAAGQAVQNMNLMFGLPESEGLELVPMFP from the coding sequence ATGATTAAAGTAGGAATTATAGGCGCTACAGGCTATGCGGGCGGCGAACTGGCAAGGATATTGATGGGGCACAAGGATGCAGAAATCGTATGGTATGGCTCCAGAAGCTACATAGATAAGAAGTACGCGGATGTATACCAGAACATGTTCCAGATCGTGGACGCCAAATGTCTGGATGACAATATGGAGGAACTGGCGAAGAAGGCAGATGTCATCTTTACCGCCACGCCCCAGGGATTCTGTGCTTCCGTGATCAGCGAAGCCATCCTGGCTGATACGAAGATCGTGGACTTAAGCGCTGACTTTCGCATTAAGGATGTGGCGACTTATGAGAAGTGGTATGGAATCCAGCATAAAAGCCCGCAATTTATAGAAGAAGCCGTGTATGGACTGTGCGAGATCAACCGGGAGGATGTCAAAGGCGCAAGGCTGGTTGCCAACCCGGGCTGCTATACGACTTGCTCGATCCTCACCGCCTATCCGCTGGCAAAAGAAGGGCTGATCGATATGAATACCTTGATCATTGACGCAAAGTCCGGGACCTCCGGCGCGGGAAGAGGCGCCAAGGTAGGAAATCTCTACTGCGAGGTAAACGAGAACATCAAGGCCTATGGAGTGGCAAGCCACAGGCATACGCCGGAGATTGAGGAGCAGCTGGGGTATGCGGCGAAGGAAGATGTGCGGATCAGTTTTACGCCGCATCTGGTTCCCATGAACCGGGGCATTCTGGCAACCGAGTATGCAACGCTTACGAAGCAGGCGACCTATGAAGATATAAAGGCAGTCTATGATAAATACTATAAGGAAGAGAAGTTCATACGCGTGCTGGAGGAAGGCGTATGTCCGGAGACAAAGTGGGTGGAAGGAAGCAACTACGTGGACATTAACTTTAAGATAGATCCCAGGACGAACCGTATCATCATGATGGGAGCCATTGATAATCTGGTAAAAGGAGCGGCCGGCCAGGCGGTACAGAATATGAACCTGATGTTTGGCCTTCCGGAAAGCGAAGGACTGGAACTTGTTCCAATGTTCCCATAG
- a CDS encoding GNAT family N-acetyltransferase, producing MIRTMTIEDYDEVYALWTKIRGFGLRSVDDSREGIARFLKRNPTTSVVAVEDGKVVGSILCGHDGRRGCLYHVCVDEDYRRRGIGKSMVVKAMEELKIEQINKVCLIAFTKNDVGNAFWNTIGWTERLDLNYYDFVLNEKNITAFNEQ from the coding sequence ATGATACGGACAATGACGATTGAAGATTACGATGAAGTATATGCCCTGTGGACCAAGATCCGCGGGTTCGGGCTAAGAAGCGTAGATGACTCCAGAGAAGGGATCGCGCGCTTCCTTAAGAGGAATCCAACAACCAGCGTTGTAGCGGTAGAAGATGGAAAGGTAGTTGGAAGCATTCTCTGCGGGCACGACGGACGAAGGGGCTGCCTGTACCATGTCTGCGTGGATGAAGATTACCGAAGACGGGGAATCGGGAAATCCATGGTGGTAAAGGCTATGGAAGAGTTGAAAATAGAACAGATCAATAAGGTATGCCTCATAGCGTTTACAAAAAATGATGTAGGAAACGCATTCTGGAACACGATTGGGTGGACGGAGAGGCTGGATCTGAATTATTATGATTTTGTACTGAATGAAAAGAATATTACGGCATTTAATGAACAATAA
- the argJ gene encoding bifunctional glutamate N-acetyltransferase/amino-acid acetyltransferase ArgJ gives MEIIKGGVTAAKGFEAASTAAGIKYKDRTDMALIYSQAPCVAAGTFTKNVVKAAPVKWDQQVVGSGAKVQAVVVNSGIANACTGAEGFGYCKDTAVAAAKALDISEDGVLIGSTGVIGKQMPIDKLTAGIDVLAEKKNDTLENGTEAAKAIMTTDTCEKELAAVIEVGGKKVTIGGMAKGSGMIHPNMCTMLAFITTDAVIAKETLQKALSGDVDDTYNMISVDGDTSTNDTVILLANGLAGNPEIAYGSPEYEEFALALHTINEYLAKKIAGDGEGATALFEVKAIGCESVEQAKTLAKSIVCSNLTKTAIAGHDANWGRILCAMGYSGAQFDPEKVDLFFESKAGKIQIIENGTAVDYSEAEATKILSEPEVTAIADVKMGAEEAAAWGCDLTHGYIEINADYRS, from the coding sequence ATGGAGATCATAAAAGGCGGGGTTACCGCGGCAAAGGGATTTGAAGCAGCAAGCACGGCAGCAGGAATCAAGTATAAGGACCGGACGGATATGGCGCTGATCTACAGCCAGGCGCCTTGCGTGGCCGCCGGCACATTTACGAAGAATGTCGTAAAGGCTGCGCCGGTCAAATGGGATCAGCAGGTAGTCGGAAGCGGCGCCAAGGTTCAGGCGGTCGTGGTTAACTCTGGAATTGCCAATGCATGCACAGGAGCAGAAGGGTTTGGCTATTGCAAGGACACTGCCGTGGCTGCGGCCAAGGCTCTGGATATCTCTGAAGATGGCGTGCTCATAGGCTCTACCGGAGTCATTGGAAAACAGATGCCGATCGATAAGCTGACTGCGGGCATTGATGTACTGGCTGAAAAGAAGAATGATACGCTGGAGAATGGCACAGAGGCAGCCAAGGCGATCATGACAACGGATACCTGCGAGAAAGAGCTGGCAGCTGTCATAGAAGTGGGAGGCAAGAAGGTGACCATCGGCGGCATGGCCAAAGGTTCCGGCATGATTCACCCCAACATGTGCACCATGCTGGCGTTTATTACCACGGATGCCGTGATTGCCAAGGAGACCCTTCAGAAGGCGCTGAGCGGGGACGTGGATGATACCTACAACATGATATCCGTAGATGGGGATACTTCCACCAATGATACGGTGATTCTGCTGGCTAATGGTCTGGCAGGCAATCCGGAGATTGCGTATGGAAGCCCGGAGTACGAGGAATTCGCGCTTGCCCTTCATACCATCAACGAGTATCTGGCCAAGAAGATCGCTGGGGACGGCGAAGGAGCCACGGCTCTGTTCGAAGTAAAGGCCATAGGATGCGAGAGCGTGGAGCAGGCCAAGACTCTTGCAAAATCCATCGTATGCTCCAATCTTACCAAGACGGCAATCGCCGGTCACGACGCTAACTGGGGCAGAATCCTCTGTGCGATGGGATATTCCGGCGCGCAGTTTGATCCGGAGAAGGTAGACCTGTTCTTTGAGAGCAAGGCAGGAAAGATCCAGATCATCGAAAATGGAACGGCAGTGGACTACAGCGAGGCAGAAGCCACGAAGATTCTCTCCGAGCCTGAGGTCACCGCTATCGCGGATGTGAAGATGGGAGCGGAGGAAGCAGCCGCATGGGGATGCGACCTGACCCATGGCTATATCGAGATCAATGCAGACTACAGAAGCTGA
- the argB gene encoding acetylglutamate kinase, with the protein MNQSMQKYLDKAEVLIEALPYIQRFNRKIIVVKYGGSAMIDEELKEHVIQDVTLLKLVGFKPIIVHGGGKEISKWVGKVGMEPEFVNGLRVTDEATMELAEMVLGKVNKSLVQLVESLGVRAIGISGKDGGLLKVEKKLADGEDIGFVGDVKEVNADILYDLLEKDFLPIVCPVGLDDEFNTYNINADDAACAIARAVKAEKLAFLTDIEGVYKDPKDPDTLISELRVSAGKQLMEEGYIGGGMLPKLQNCIDAIENGVSRVHILDGRIPHCLLLEIFTNKGIGTAILNDTEEKYYHGE; encoded by the coding sequence ATGAATCAATCAATGCAGAAATATCTGGATAAGGCGGAGGTGCTGATCGAAGCCCTGCCCTATATCCAAAGATTCAACCGGAAGATCATTGTCGTGAAGTATGGCGGAAGCGCCATGATCGATGAGGAACTCAAAGAACATGTCATCCAGGATGTGACTCTGCTGAAACTGGTAGGCTTCAAGCCGATCATCGTACACGGCGGCGGCAAGGAGATCAGCAAGTGGGTTGGCAAGGTAGGCATGGAGCCGGAGTTCGTCAACGGACTGCGGGTGACGGATGAAGCGACGATGGAACTGGCCGAGATGGTTCTCGGGAAAGTAAATAAAAGCCTGGTACAGCTGGTGGAAAGCCTGGGCGTGCGCGCGATCGGAATCAGCGGAAAAGACGGCGGATTGCTAAAAGTTGAAAAGAAACTGGCAGACGGCGAGGACATCGGATTCGTGGGGGACGTCAAAGAGGTGAATGCAGATATCCTTTATGACCTTTTGGAGAAGGATTTCCTTCCGATTGTATGCCCGGTGGGACTGGACGATGAATTTAATACATATAATATCAATGCGGATGATGCCGCGTGTGCCATCGCTAGAGCGGTAAAGGCGGAGAAACTAGCATTCCTTACGGATATCGAGGGCGTATATAAGGATCCGAAGGATCCGGATACCCTAATCTCGGAACTGCGGGTATCAGCCGGCAAACAGCTGATGGAGGAAGGCTATATTGGAGGCGGAATGCTCCCGAAACTTCAGAACTGTATTGACGCCATCGAGAACGGCGTTTCCAGAGTGCATATTCTGGATGGAAGAATTCCTCACTGCCTGCTTCTTGAGATATTCACCAACAAAGGAATCGGGACGGCAATTTTAAATGATACTGAGGAAAAATATTATCATGGAGAATAG
- a CDS encoding aspartate aminotransferase family protein translates to MNKYIEETNSGLVHTYNRFPLVLDRGEGVYLYDEKGDKYLDFAGGIAVSGLGYGCQELNDALKSQIDKMIHSSNLYYNTTCGHAAEELKRISGMDRVFFTNSGTEAIEGALKAARKYAYKKQTGRYEFIAMENSFHGRSMGALSVTGSDAYREPFEPLVPGVSFAEFNNLDSVKALVTSQTCAIILEPLQGEGGINVATEEFMAGIRKLCDDEGILMICDEIQCGMGRTGAMFAYQSYGTKPDIIAMAKAIGSGMPVGAFAMTEAVAEFSLEPGDHGTTYGGNPLACMAVSKTIEIFEKKNMISHVQEIGAYLAEQLERLVQEKDCVIARKGKGLIQGIEISKPVGEVTNAALKEGLLVISARGNVIRLVPPLVIEKQHVDEMIDKLSKVL, encoded by the coding sequence ATGAATAAATATATAGAAGAGACAAACAGTGGGCTTGTGCACACTTATAATCGCTTTCCGCTGGTGCTGGACCGGGGGGAAGGAGTCTATCTTTACGATGAAAAAGGCGACAAATATCTGGACTTTGCAGGAGGCATAGCTGTATCCGGCCTGGGATATGGCTGCCAGGAATTAAATGATGCCCTGAAAAGCCAGATAGACAAGATGATTCACAGTTCCAACCTATACTATAATACGACCTGCGGACATGCGGCGGAAGAACTGAAGCGTATCAGCGGGATGGACAGGGTATTCTTTACCAACAGCGGAACAGAGGCCATTGAAGGCGCGCTGAAGGCAGCCAGGAAATACGCGTATAAAAAGCAGACCGGGCGGTATGAATTCATTGCAATGGAGAATTCATTTCATGGCAGGAGCATGGGCGCATTGTCGGTGACGGGAAGCGATGCTTACCGGGAACCCTTCGAGCCATTGGTTCCGGGCGTGTCGTTTGCAGAATTCAATAACCTTGACAGCGTCAAGGCTCTGGTGACCAGTCAGACTTGCGCGATTATCTTAGAGCCTCTCCAGGGAGAAGGTGGAATTAATGTTGCCACAGAAGAATTCATGGCCGGAATCCGAAAACTTTGCGACGATGAAGGCATACTGATGATCTGCGACGAGATTCAGTGCGGCATGGGACGGACCGGCGCTATGTTTGCCTACCAGTCTTATGGAACTAAGCCGGATATTATCGCTATGGCCAAGGCTATCGGAAGCGGCATGCCGGTAGGTGCATTTGCCATGACGGAAGCGGTGGCGGAGTTTTCTCTGGAGCCTGGGGATCATGGAACGACCTATGGGGGAAATCCGCTGGCCTGCATGGCAGTAAGCAAGACGATAGAAATCTTTGAGAAGAAAAATATGATCTCCCATGTGCAGGAAATTGGCGCCTATCTGGCAGAACAGCTGGAGAGGCTGGTGCAGGAAAAAGACTGCGTGATCGCGAGAAAAGGAAAAGGCCTGATTCAGGGAATCGAGATATCAAAGCCCGTAGGAGAAGTAACAAACGCCGCGC